A part of Limihaloglobus sulfuriphilus genomic DNA contains:
- a CDS encoding STAS domain-containing protein yields MAFNFNTGFENHIVRITLKGRLNSEQAHELDKEIKKLLKEHDFETMILDMKELELITSTGIGIIIKVKTYLSRLHKELIMLHMQPQVKKVFEIVHLLPTLNVFEDKNELDSYLYKIQKNPAEEI; encoded by the coding sequence ATGGCTTTTAACTTTAATACCGGATTTGAAAACCATATTGTCAGAATAACACTTAAAGGCAGACTTAACTCTGAACAGGCTCATGAGCTGGACAAAGAGATAAAAAAATTGCTGAAGGAACATGATTTTGAAACGATGATTCTCGATATGAAAGAGCTTGAGCTTATAACCAGCACGGGCATTGGGATCATAATAAAGGTTAAAACCTATCTGAGCAGACTCCATAAAGAGCTGATAATGCTGCACATGCAGCCGCAGGTTAAGAAAGTCTTTGAAATTGTCCACCTGCTGCCTACGCTCAATGTCTTTGAAGACAAAAATGAGCTGGACAGCTATCTGTACAAAATCCAGAAAAATCCGGCTGAAGAAATCTAA
- a CDS encoding AI-2E family transporter, whose translation MSDKNKNTAETEKMKAREAAARLRLEQNWISTAAVAILAAVAIGFTLEYAKTVLIPFVLALFIKQMVKPLIDWQMYRLRMVRFAAVLLTLVIVLLIFTGLCFFFASTVSTIAGKAADYGDKFVQMLEMLTEKLENSGFGIQKEQVSDEVLQQLKNKIPSFISTSFGTLMGFVTNSFLVAIFLMFLLAGYNPDKIPEGIYADISNQISKYLSIKFAVSFVTGILVWAILTICNLELASFFGILVFILNFIPNLGSIIATFLPLPIALAQYENPLMMAVVVLIPGAIQITIGNIVEPKLMGKGLSLHPVTILLALSFWGLLWGIIGMLLAAPITAIIRIVIMRFETLRPLGLLMAGQFPDMDESMPMNNSEKQKNEES comes from the coding sequence ATGAGTGATAAAAATAAAAACACTGCAGAAACAGAAAAAATGAAAGCCAGGGAAGCCGCCGCCCGGCTGCGGCTCGAACAGAACTGGATATCAACTGCCGCTGTTGCAATTTTAGCGGCTGTTGCTATAGGGTTTACCCTTGAGTACGCAAAGACGGTATTGATACCGTTCGTGCTTGCTTTGTTTATAAAGCAAATGGTTAAACCTCTTATTGACTGGCAGATGTATCGGCTCAGGATGGTACGATTCGCGGCAGTTCTGCTGACTCTGGTGATAGTTCTGCTTATTTTTACCGGTCTGTGCTTCTTTTTTGCCAGCACAGTGAGCACAATTGCCGGCAAGGCGGCTGATTACGGCGATAAGTTTGTTCAGATGCTTGAGATGCTCACCGAAAAACTGGAAAATTCCGGTTTCGGCATACAAAAAGAACAGGTCTCCGACGAAGTTCTCCAGCAGCTTAAAAACAAGATACCATCGTTTATATCCACATCGTTTGGAACTTTAATGGGTTTTGTTACAAATTCATTTTTAGTGGCGATATTTCTGATGTTTCTTCTGGCCGGTTATAACCCGGATAAAATCCCCGAGGGAATATACGCAGACATCAGTAATCAGATCAGTAAATATCTATCGATAAAGTTTGCTGTTTCATTTGTAACAGGGATACTGGTCTGGGCGATTTTGACCATCTGCAACCTTGAGCTTGCGTCATTTTTCGGAATTCTGGTGTTCATACTGAATTTTATTCCCAATCTCGGCTCAATAATCGCCACGTTTCTGCCGCTGCCGATAGCTCTGGCGCAATACGAGAATCCTTTGATGATGGCAGTGGTTGTGCTAATACCCGGGGCGATCCAGATAACGATCGGAAATATCGTTGAACCCAAGCTGATGGGTAAGGGGCTGAGTCTGCATCCGGTAACGATACTGCTGGCTCTCTCTTTCTGGGGACTCTTGTGGGGCATAATCGGGATGCTTCTTGCAGCACCGATAACAGCTATAATCCGTATAGTCATAATGCGGTTTGAGACACTGCGTCCGCTTGGTTTGCTGATGGCGGGCCAATTCCCCGATATGGACGAGTCTATGCCGATGAATAATTCTGAAAAACAAAAGAATGAGGAGTCCTGA
- a CDS encoding Maf family protein, translated as MSKNNEPFILASSSPRRSELLKEAGYEFEVLPSGIDENAYPADGLSVFEYASILAKAKAFAVALKHPGRLVLGADSIVRQDDSIIGKPADAKDADSIIRRLFASPHELVSAVAFICIDTGTELIDTDVTTVYPKKISEDNIVDYVKSGDWKGKAGAYGIQDPQSDKFIERIEGSFTNVMGLPMEKTSRYLDRLLRLRTQ; from the coding sequence ATGAGTAAAAATAACGAACCGTTTATACTGGCTTCTTCATCGCCGCGCAGAAGCGAATTATTAAAAGAAGCCGGTTATGAATTTGAAGTCCTGCCCTCCGGCATTGATGAGAATGCCTACCCTGCAGACGGTTTGTCCGTTTTTGAATACGCCTCGATACTGGCCAAGGCCAAAGCCTTCGCGGTTGCACTTAAACACCCAGGCAGACTTGTCTTAGGCGCAGACTCTATCGTTCGACAGGATGACTCGATCATTGGCAAACCAGCAGATGCCAAAGACGCAGATTCTATTATACGCAGGCTTTTTGCCAGTCCGCATGAGCTGGTTTCTGCTGTCGCGTTTATCTGCATAGATACAGGCACAGAGCTTATAGACACTGATGTTACAACCGTTTATCCAAAGAAAATCTCTGAGGACAATATTGTTGACTATGTCAAAAGCGGCGATTGGAAAGGTAAAGCCGGCGCTTACGGCATACAGGACCCCCAGAGCGATAAGTTCATTGAACGCATAGAAGGCAGCTTTACAAACGTAATGGGCCTGCCGATGGAAAAGACTTCCCGATACCTCGACCGTCTGCTGCGGCTGAGGACGCAATGA
- a CDS encoding OsmC family protein — MELFKNTITKNAREKAMTSMSGIDSIAVGAPVEYGGSRDTLNPEELFVASINSCIMLVFFHFLDKFKIEILSYKSNAEGTVEKTKQGLRFTSVSVVAEVEALNSEFESKIRDAANLAEKYCLVSNSVSCPVEYSVSLTFPRQSR, encoded by the coding sequence ATGGAATTGTTTAAGAACACTATTACGAAGAACGCAAGAGAAAAAGCTATGACTTCAATGAGCGGGATTGACAGTATTGCGGTTGGTGCTCCCGTAGAGTATGGAGGCAGTCGGGATACGTTGAATCCGGAAGAATTGTTTGTGGCATCCATTAACAGCTGCATAATGCTCGTATTTTTTCATTTTCTTGATAAATTCAAGATAGAGATCTTGAGCTATAAATCAAATGCGGAAGGTACTGTCGAAAAAACCAAGCAAGGCTTAAGGTTTACCAGTGTCTCCGTTGTCGCAGAGGTCGAGGCCTTAAACAGCGAATTTGAAAGCAAGATAAGAGACGCGGCAAATTTAGCTGAAAAATACTGTCTGGTATCAAACTCGGTTTCCTGCCCGGTTGAATATTCTGTCAGTTTGACCTTTCCCCGTCAAAGCCGTTGA
- a CDS encoding efflux RND transporter permease subunit: MKITDIALKRPVAVTVLVVATFAAGLFSLTQLDVNYLPDVSYPMVKIHIWWSGATADDIENNIADPLEEVIATVDNLDYIESSSIEGMYTLLANFSYGVDVEVAFQDVVAAMGRVTKKLPRDMDPPVIIKADPSQLPVIEVMLTSDEHDLVWLREWADNWLIDRLASVQGTAGAEVVGGMEREIRVHLDPERLQAYKLSPSQVAKALYEGNLETFAGRVTIEPREIIARTMGEFENLEEIRDIVVARDSNGEEVYIRNVARVEDSHAEMRINTHFNGKPCVEFKVLKQYAANAVTVAEGVKARLEELRNSGDIPADIEFGYVEDDGLYVRNSVNSVRDSAILSAILVVIVVYLFLGRWRQVVVMMVALPVTLLINFGVMKAANFSINVFSLGGLVVALGVILDNSIVVMENITRLKSDGVKDYAHRGTEEVGSAIVAATLTFLAIFLPFVFVPGMVAELLSELVFVVGGVVVVSLLIALTLTPLLTDRLLRSEKSGRTSTIARIFDHVIGFGIRSYERLLGGCLRLKWLVVALTLIIFTISIWLASRSGTEFLPKLDDGRVMVKLMMPAGSSLAEVDRILTRVDNQIGDLPEVQSTFRLSGGRIFGLYTLEVSNEGKLDIQLVPRSRRDITTEEFVKKIKPLVAKVQSQEPGAKLPVKQRPIKGLRKVGEQDVEVNIKGSDVVMLYEFSEKLASQLTKTPGLSGVNISMDMTKPEYRVHIDRARASAMGVSVDQVAATLRTLVHGIVSTQYREGTEYYPIRVMVPEISLTSKKHLENLIMETRNGEPIYLRDIAEVRRAVGPVELSREDQVIRVIVRADPAGVSVGEALARAEQVAVDLEPPSGVEISMGGEARFIQESRRVVGLIIGFATLFAYVILAIQYESFVLPFLIILNVPLALTGALIALLMAGEPVGVTVQIGILVMMGGITSQGVVLLTLAEQYRQAGMAPLEAIRKAAPTRVRPILMTQLTTVLGLVPLAMNLGEEGGMLVTMAIAVIGGLLYSLLLTLLFLPAAYGMVRGSTVRSEAV; this comes from the coding sequence ATGAAGATAACAGATATTGCACTCAAACGCCCCGTAGCGGTTACCGTATTAGTTGTTGCGACCTTTGCCGCCGGTCTTTTTAGCCTCACGCAGCTTGATGTGAATTATTTACCGGATGTCTCCTATCCTATGGTAAAAATCCATATCTGGTGGTCCGGTGCTACAGCTGATGATATCGAGAACAACATAGCCGATCCGCTGGAGGAGGTAATAGCTACCGTCGATAATCTCGATTACATTGAATCATCCAGTATAGAAGGTATGTACACGCTGCTGGCAAATTTTTCCTATGGTGTGGATGTTGAAGTGGCTTTTCAGGATGTGGTGGCTGCCATGGGCAGGGTCACAAAGAAATTGCCCCGTGACATGGATCCTCCTGTCATCATCAAAGCCGATCCGTCGCAATTGCCTGTAATTGAAGTGATGCTGACATCGGACGAGCACGACCTTGTCTGGCTTCGCGAGTGGGCGGATAACTGGCTTATAGATCGACTGGCTTCTGTTCAAGGAACGGCCGGAGCTGAGGTTGTCGGAGGAATGGAACGCGAAATTCGTGTTCACCTTGACCCGGAACGTCTTCAGGCCTACAAGCTTTCTCCGTCGCAGGTTGCCAAAGCTCTCTATGAGGGAAATCTCGAAACATTTGCCGGCCGTGTCACCATTGAACCTCGAGAGATTATCGCCCGCACTATGGGAGAGTTTGAAAATCTTGAGGAGATAAGAGATATTGTCGTAGCCAGAGATTCTAACGGGGAAGAGGTGTATATAAGGAATGTTGCCCGTGTAGAAGATTCCCATGCAGAAATGCGGATCAATACACATTTTAACGGCAAGCCCTGCGTAGAGTTCAAAGTGCTTAAACAATATGCTGCTAACGCAGTTACCGTTGCAGAAGGAGTAAAAGCTCGTTTGGAAGAACTGCGGAACAGCGGTGATATCCCGGCAGACATTGAGTTTGGTTACGTAGAAGACGATGGTCTCTACGTTAGAAATTCTGTCAATAGTGTACGTGATTCAGCCATTTTGTCCGCGATCTTAGTTGTTATTGTGGTATATCTCTTCCTGGGAAGATGGCGGCAGGTGGTTGTGATGATGGTGGCACTGCCGGTAACTCTACTGATTAATTTTGGTGTGATGAAGGCAGCTAACTTTTCTATAAATGTGTTCTCCCTGGGAGGGCTGGTGGTTGCTTTAGGAGTGATCCTGGACAATTCCATTGTTGTTATGGAAAATATCACCCGGTTAAAGTCTGACGGAGTAAAAGACTATGCCCATCGCGGCACAGAAGAGGTTGGTTCTGCAATTGTGGCTGCGACTCTTACATTTCTTGCAATATTTCTGCCATTTGTGTTTGTCCCCGGCATGGTTGCCGAACTGCTGAGTGAGCTGGTTTTTGTCGTGGGCGGGGTCGTCGTGGTTTCGCTGCTGATCGCCCTGACCCTTACACCGTTACTGACCGATAGATTGCTGCGAAGCGAAAAAAGCGGACGGACTTCGACGATAGCCAGAATTTTCGACCACGTAATTGGATTTGGAATACGAAGTTATGAGCGACTGCTGGGCGGTTGTTTACGGCTCAAGTGGCTTGTTGTAGCTTTGACACTGATAATCTTTACCATAAGTATTTGGTTAGCGTCTCGGTCTGGGACAGAGTTCTTACCCAAGCTGGATGACGGAAGAGTCATGGTTAAACTCATGATGCCGGCCGGATCATCCCTGGCTGAGGTTGACCGGATTCTTACACGGGTAGATAATCAGATTGGAGATTTACCTGAAGTACAAAGCACTTTCCGTCTTTCCGGCGGCAGAATTTTTGGGCTTTATACCCTTGAGGTAAGTAACGAAGGAAAGCTGGATATCCAGCTTGTGCCGCGAAGCCGGCGGGACATCACGACAGAAGAGTTTGTTAAGAAGATCAAGCCGTTGGTAGCCAAAGTACAGTCGCAGGAGCCTGGTGCAAAACTGCCGGTTAAACAAAGACCCATCAAAGGTCTCCGAAAAGTCGGCGAACAGGATGTCGAAGTGAATATCAAGGGAAGTGATGTTGTAATGCTCTATGAATTTTCTGAGAAATTAGCATCTCAACTAACTAAGACACCGGGATTATCCGGCGTGAACATTTCGATGGATATGACAAAACCTGAGTACCGCGTGCACATAGACCGCGCCCGTGCCTCTGCAATGGGTGTTTCTGTTGATCAAGTTGCGGCGACATTACGCACCTTGGTTCATGGTATAGTAAGTACCCAGTATCGTGAAGGAACAGAATATTATCCGATTAGAGTTATGGTGCCGGAGATATCGCTTACCAGCAAAAAACATCTGGAAAACCTGATCATGGAAACGCGTAATGGTGAACCGATTTATTTGCGGGACATCGCAGAGGTTCGTCGAGCTGTCGGGCCTGTTGAACTCTCCCGTGAAGACCAGGTAATCAGAGTCATTGTCCGTGCTGACCCGGCCGGCGTCAGTGTGGGTGAGGCCCTTGCCAGGGCTGAGCAGGTTGCTGTTGATCTGGAGCCGCCTTCAGGTGTCGAGATTTCTATGGGCGGCGAGGCCCGGTTTATCCAGGAAAGTCGCCGCGTAGTGGGCCTGATAATCGGTTTTGCCACCTTATTTGCTTATGTAATATTGGCCATTCAGTATGAATCCTTTGTGTTGCCTTTCCTTATTATTCTGAATGTTCCGTTGGCACTGACGGGAGCCCTTATCGCGCTGTTGATGGCCGGAGAGCCTGTCGGGGTTACTGTCCAGATCGGAATTCTTGTAATGATGGGCGGAATCACCTCGCAGGGTGTGGTGCTGCTGACCTTAGCTGAGCAGTATCGTCAGGCCGGAATGGCACCATTGGAGGCGATTCGTAAAGCGGCCCCAACTCGTGTCCGCCCGATATTAATGACCCAGTTAACCACTGTTCTGGGGCTGGTGCCGCTGGCAATGAACCTCGGCGAGGAAGGCGGCATGCTCGTTACGATGGCCATCGCCGTTATTGGCGGATTATTGTATTCACTGCTGTTAACATTGCTGTTTCTGCCGGCAGCTTACGGCATGGTTCGCGGCAGTACAGTCAGAAGTGAGGCTGTATAA
- a CDS encoding efflux RND transporter periplasmic adaptor subunit, whose protein sequence is MTILKHILITMVCGAVFIGLNGCKDKSTAGKTKTAPFVEVTRAEKTRIVEILETTGDVVATNTMTLEATVEGPIAYCPWREGDFVEKAGQKLIEIDRPLYRQEVAAAQAALAVTEARLADLMAGARPEEIAEAKESVRHFEDCTDFAKKDLDRIKSLVENGSLPGEMAEKARVDYIKCHTQLGAAKERLSMLEAGPTKTEIAVAQADVDEAAAKLALAQAKLDECFLTSPFPGIITEVYVRPGDLATPRAKLLKMMDTSSLVVRAGLPESSAAQIRKETEAVVRLDAFPGKTFNAKIARVYPRIEMESRTRIIELKIVEPVELIPHLFARVSVQGRVVDDALVVPDSAIIATPRGSRIVYVIEDGKAHMRQVKTGLEQQEYIQITEGLKGGEIVVVAGNLNLKDGAAVQVGDTSSTATTEKISGEEKQ, encoded by the coding sequence GTGACAATTTTAAAACATATATTGATAACCATGGTTTGTGGAGCTGTTTTTATCGGATTAAACGGCTGCAAGGATAAAAGTACAGCCGGTAAAACCAAAACAGCTCCGTTTGTAGAGGTTACCAGAGCGGAAAAGACACGCATAGTAGAGATTCTGGAGACTACGGGTGATGTTGTTGCGACAAATACAATGACTCTGGAGGCGACCGTTGAAGGGCCGATAGCTTATTGCCCCTGGCGGGAAGGAGATTTTGTGGAGAAGGCCGGGCAGAAGCTGATTGAAATTGACCGGCCTTTGTATCGCCAGGAGGTAGCAGCGGCTCAGGCGGCACTGGCCGTAACCGAAGCAAGGCTGGCTGACCTTATGGCCGGTGCACGTCCGGAAGAGATCGCTGAGGCAAAAGAATCTGTTCGGCATTTTGAGGATTGCACGGATTTTGCAAAAAAAGACTTAGACCGGATCAAGTCGCTTGTTGAAAACGGTTCTCTGCCTGGTGAAATGGCCGAGAAGGCGAGAGTCGATTACATAAAATGCCATACACAGTTAGGGGCCGCTAAGGAAAGGCTGTCCATGCTAGAAGCCGGGCCGACAAAAACAGAGATTGCGGTGGCACAGGCTGATGTAGATGAGGCAGCTGCAAAGCTGGCTCTTGCTCAGGCAAAACTTGATGAATGTTTTCTTACATCTCCGTTTCCCGGCATTATTACGGAGGTATATGTTCGGCCGGGCGACCTGGCTACGCCTCGGGCAAAGTTACTCAAAATGATGGACACATCATCTCTGGTGGTTCGGGCGGGACTGCCGGAAAGCAGCGCTGCCCAGATCCGCAAAGAGACTGAAGCTGTTGTGCGGCTGGATGCGTTTCCAGGAAAGACATTTAATGCAAAAATCGCGAGGGTTTACCCACGCATCGAAATGGAATCCCGCACTCGTATCATTGAGCTGAAGATTGTTGAACCGGTCGAGCTGATACCCCATCTTTTTGCCAGAGTATCGGTGCAGGGCCGTGTGGTCGATGATGCCCTCGTCGTTCCTGATTCAGCCATAATAGCAACCCCCAGAGGCAGCAGGATCGTTTATGTTATTGAAGATGGCAAAGCCCACATGAGACAAGTTAAGACAGGGTTGGAGCAACAAGAGTATATACAGATCACCGAAGGCTTGAAAGGCGGTGAAATCGTTGTTGTAGCCGGCAACTTGAATCTCAAGGATGGAGCCGCAGTTCAGGTGGGCGATACTTCATCGACTGCAACCACTGAGAAAATATCAGGAGAAGAGAAACAATGA
- a CDS encoding universal stress protein: MFSKVLIATDSSPSSYATLGCADALYMLGTRECVLAQCFMIKEQVAFPDQIKDSIVSSLDTQKEILESKGIKTTVVAELGLAGEQIPKIAEKRNCSLIVAGSHGHNLANEILLGGTAAEIIHQTKKPVLIIHLKADEETGKPLYADNNKNLRHHILYATDFSEHSSLAFEYVCKFVECGTVHVTLLHVQDQARLGIHLKDRLDEFNEIDKQRLEELKKRLVKIGDAEIDIEIPYGSPVSEILKRINGTDVSAVIMGSHGRGFISEIFLGSVSHNVIRHSQSPVLLIPRQIEGADPTKESCNIK; encoded by the coding sequence ATGTTTTCTAAAGTTCTCATTGCTACAGATTCATCGCCGTCCTCTTACGCCACTCTGGGATGCGCCGATGCTTTGTATATGCTTGGCACCCGTGAATGTGTTCTTGCTCAGTGTTTTATGATTAAGGAGCAAGTCGCTTTCCCCGATCAAATAAAAGACTCTATTGTGTCTTCGTTAGATACACAAAAAGAGATTCTGGAAAGTAAAGGAATTAAAACAACAGTAGTTGCAGAACTTGGGCTTGCCGGCGAGCAGATTCCGAAAATTGCAGAGAAGCGAAACTGCTCCCTTATTGTAGCCGGATCACACGGCCACAATTTAGCCAATGAGATTTTATTGGGAGGCACTGCTGCAGAAATCATACATCAGACAAAAAAACCGGTTCTAATCATTCATTTGAAGGCGGATGAAGAGACCGGAAAACCGCTTTATGCGGATAACAATAAAAATTTGAGACATCACATTTTATATGCAACAGATTTTTCAGAACATTCGTCTCTGGCGTTCGAGTATGTATGTAAATTTGTTGAGTGCGGTACTGTTCATGTAACCCTTTTGCACGTTCAAGATCAAGCCCGGCTGGGTATTCACCTTAAGGACAGATTGGATGAATTTAATGAGATTGATAAACAACGGCTAGAAGAGCTGAAAAAAAGATTGGTAAAAATCGGTGATGCTGAAATAGATATTGAAATTCCTTACGGCTCGCCGGTCAGTGAGATATTAAAGAGAATAAATGGAACAGATGTGAGTGCCGTGATCATGGGCAGCCATGGACGGGGATTTATAAGCGAGATATTTTTGGGCAGTGTCAGCCACAATGTAATACGTCATTCGCAGTCCCCTGTCTTATTGATTCCCAGACAAATTGAAGGTGCTGATCCAACTAAAGAAAGCTGTAACATCAAATAA
- a CDS encoding TolC family protein, whose translation MKNTFIITLTVLAVIKGSGCTAGNQDIYRKPETVKLKQPLKETLKGQSYDNVSDSQDVSAAQKCGLELTLEQCLETAFENNPEIMQRQWDTETSLAGKDIAEGALWPTISAEGGYEHFREDRLIQPRRPGTSEVLQFTDDLVSGDIVLNMPLYTGGRLQNQVKAADLLAKSAQHQLAHSQRELVFNITSVFYSMLGQKEVINSLIFSQETLREHFKRTKELMEAQKAAHVDLLRTEVRLADIEQQLLRERNTLDIQRFLLTSLLGCDTETEVLDIKGQLILGDIPDELDRGFTLAMAYRQDYQSLISRVDVQRKMLDVAKSRRLPEISLRASYGSRWDSDDFDEDNEVGSVGLFAEMPLFEGGRIDAGIRRERSRLRSIEESLRRLKLQIQVEVETAASNIESTRARVGVTEKAVEMAKESLRIEREKYDLGKGAIVDVLDAQSALLSSQMNYYRALADCNTAIAQFRQAAGLPCGDDVNP comes from the coding sequence ATGAAAAATACATTTATCATAACATTAACAGTACTTGCAGTAATCAAGGGATCCGGCTGCACAGCAGGTAATCAGGATATTTACCGCAAACCGGAAACAGTCAAGCTCAAACAGCCGCTTAAGGAAACTCTAAAAGGTCAGTCTTATGACAACGTATCTGATTCACAAGATGTTTCTGCTGCTCAAAAGTGTGGATTAGAATTAACTCTTGAGCAGTGCCTTGAAACTGCATTTGAAAATAACCCTGAAATAATGCAGAGACAATGGGATACCGAGACCTCTCTGGCAGGTAAGGATATCGCAGAAGGAGCCTTATGGCCAACTATTAGCGCAGAAGGCGGATATGAACATTTTAGAGAAGATAGACTGATTCAGCCCAGAAGGCCCGGAACCTCAGAAGTGTTACAATTCACCGACGACCTAGTCTCCGGAGATATTGTATTGAACATGCCTTTATACACAGGCGGGCGTCTTCAAAATCAGGTCAAGGCGGCTGACTTGCTTGCCAAGTCGGCTCAACATCAACTGGCTCACAGCCAAAGGGAGCTTGTCTTCAATATTACAAGTGTATTTTATTCGATGCTCGGCCAGAAGGAGGTTATCAATTCGCTGATCTTTTCTCAGGAAACACTCCGGGAGCATTTTAAAAGGACCAAAGAATTAATGGAAGCACAAAAAGCCGCACATGTTGATTTGCTGCGAACCGAAGTCCGGCTTGCAGATATTGAACAGCAATTGCTTCGTGAGCGTAATACGCTTGATATTCAAAGATTTTTATTAACCAGTTTGCTTGGTTGCGATACGGAAACTGAGGTTCTCGATATCAAAGGGCAGCTGATACTCGGTGACATACCGGATGAACTTGACCGTGGGTTCACACTTGCAATGGCATACAGACAGGATTATCAATCATTAATATCAAGGGTGGATGTTCAGCGTAAAATGCTTGATGTCGCCAAATCCCGAAGATTGCCCGAGATCTCTCTTCGAGCTTCCTATGGAAGCCGATGGGATTCAGATGATTTTGATGAAGACAACGAGGTTGGTTCGGTTGGTCTCTTCGCAGAGATGCCGCTTTTTGAAGGCGGAAGGATTGATGCGGGAATCAGGCGTGAACGCAGCCGGTTGAGATCTATTGAAGAGAGTTTAAGAAGATTGAAACTTCAGATTCAGGTCGAAGTAGAAACCGCCGCCTCAAATATAGAATCCACGCGGGCAAGGGTAGGTGTAACGGAAAAAGCGGTTGAGATGGCAAAAGAATCCCTGCGCATTGAACGCGAAAAATATGACCTGGGCAAGGGGGCGATTGTCGATGTTCTTGATGCCCAGTCGGCTCTTCTGAGCTCTCAGATGAATTATTACCGTGCCCTGGCTGACTGCAACACAGCGATAGCCCAGTTCCGCCAGGCAGCGGGATTGCCATGTGGAGATGATGTTAACCCTTAA
- a CDS encoding bile acid:sodium symporter — protein MWNKIAFAQKYLVYNIPACMILGLIYGYYYDASFLKTFIVPLTFLMVYPMMVNLQIKKVFSGGDVKVQLVTQFINFAIIPFAAFGIGKLFFSDSPLIALGLLLAALLPTSGMTISWTGFARGNINAAIKMTVIGLIAGSLATPLYIKWLMGAVIEIPLLNVFKQIAIIVFLPMVAGYSTQRFIIKRYGEAKYHKDIKKKFPLISTIGVLGIVFVAMAIKSKTIISQPSLLLMSLVPLIILYFVNFSISTLVGKLLFSREDAIALVYGTVMRNLSIALAIAMTVFGKQGSDIALIIAIAYIIQVQSAAWYIKFTPKIFGKTPEETAQDIMAVGVFALHNKATLHDAIKMLDEEHIHSIIVLSDDNKPAGVLTAESLINLLADQVSLDRRLDQVELMPVLNIRYDAPISEIAQKMKRKHEYKVIVTDKKGNITGVLTEMDILHNSV, from the coding sequence ATGTGGAATAAAATAGCATTTGCTCAGAAATATTTAGTTTATAATATCCCTGCCTGCATGATATTAGGTCTTATTTACGGTTATTATTATGATGCCTCTTTCCTAAAGACCTTTATTGTGCCATTGACGTTTTTGATGGTTTATCCGATGATGGTAAATCTCCAGATCAAAAAAGTATTCTCTGGAGGTGACGTGAAGGTTCAGCTGGTTACGCAGTTCATCAACTTTGCGATAATTCCATTCGCTGCCTTCGGTATTGGTAAGCTCTTTTTCTCAGACAGTCCGCTTATAGCCCTTGGCTTGCTTCTGGCGGCTTTGCTTCCAACAAGCGGTATGACGATTTCGTGGACGGGCTTTGCCAGAGGCAATATCAATGCAGCCATTAAGATGACTGTCATTGGTCTTATTGCGGGTTCCCTGGCAACACCGCTTTATATCAAGTGGTTAATGGGGGCTGTTATTGAAATTCCACTTTTAAATGTGTTTAAACAGATTGCAATTATTGTCTTTCTTCCAATGGTTGCCGGCTATTCAACTCAGCGGTTCATTATCAAGAGATACGGTGAAGCAAAATATCATAAAGACATTAAAAAGAAGTTTCCCCTGATTTCCACCATAGGTGTCTTAGGTATTGTATTTGTTGCGATGGCAATAAAATCCAAAACAATTATATCACAGCCTTCATTGCTTCTGATGTCCCTGGTGCCGCTGATAATACTCTATTTTGTCAACTTCTCTATCAGTACATTAGTCGGGAAACTGCTTTTTTCTCGAGAGGATGCAATTGCTCTGGTTTACGGAACGGTGATGCGGAATCTCTCTATCGCACTGGCTATTGCTATGACTGTTTTTGGGAAACAGGGCTCTGATATAGCTCTGATCATAGCCATTGCCTATATCATTCAGGTTCAGTCTGCTGCATGGTATATTAAGTTTACTCCAAAAATATTTGGTAAAACACCTGAAGAAACAGCTCAGGACATTATGGCAGTAGGTGTATTTGCCCTTCATAATAAAGCAACTTTACATGATGCGATAAAGATGCTGGATGAGGAACATATACATTCAATAATCGTTTTATCAGATGATAATAAACCAGCAGGAGTGCTGACTGCTGAATCGCTTATCAATCTTTTGGCGGATCAAGTGTCACTTGATAGAAGGCTTGATCAGGTAGAGCTTATGCCTGTGCTCAACATCAGGTATGACGCTCCAATATCAGAAATAGCCCAGAAAATGAAGAGAAAACATGAATACAAAGTCATTGTGACAGATAAAAAAGGGAATATTACTGGTGTGTTGACAGAAATGGATATCTTACATAACAGCGTATAA